In the Primulina tabacum isolate GXHZ01 chromosome 15, ASM2559414v2, whole genome shotgun sequence genome, CCATTTGAGCATACACTGCTTTATCATTGAATGCGAGAGGACTGGTTGGATCAAAGTTTGTTCGTAGCTTAGCAACCAACCGCTGTAGTCTCTGTACTCTCATAAGATCGAAGAAATACTTCTTCCTTTCAAGAACTTGAGTAACTGTAGATGCCTTCACTGTCTTCATCACCAATTTTTCCAGATGAATAAACCTCCTCAGTTTAGGATTGCTTCTGAAGTTCTTTGGCAAAAACATGAGTCCTGAATTTGACCCATTCATCATAGATTTTAAGCTTGTATGCTGCATATTCATTAATCTCCTACCAAATGAGATCAATGTGTGTCTGAATAGCATTCGTGGGTCTGGGCTCTTCCTGTATCTTGCCTTTGCCCTTTGGATCAGTCAGGATATGTGGAATGCTTAATCCTGAGGTGGTTGCATCGATACCTTCTCTGATCACGACGCTTTTTCGGTCGGACAAAAGGTAAAGGATTATATGCTGAGATTTTGATCAGTGGAGCCGTAACTCCAACAAGCTTTTTCTTGTCACTAGATTCAGTGACTTTTTGCTGAGGTAGAATCTTGGAAAGGGGTAACTGGTCCTCAGTTGGGATAGCTTTCAATGGAATAGCCTCGATGGGCTATTGAGCGTCGATTTGCTTCAATCTATCAGTTGGGACAGATGCCAATATTGCTACTGGCTTTGTTTTCTGAGTCCTTTGTTTCTTGTAATCATTTGAAAGGGTGTTTCCTCAGAATCTGATTTACTGACAATCAATTTTCGCTTGATTGTTTTCACTTGAGCCATAGTTCTTCCCTTCTTGACTGACTTGGGAGCATCCtgctgcgtcccaatctcctttttgatcTTAACAAACTGGTCAGGGGAGATGTCCAGTTTAGTTTTGGGTTGTTGAACATTCTTGGCGTGAAAGACTTTAAAATTCGATGATCTCTCTGAATCATCAGCCACTAATCCTTTGACTTTTATCAAATAGCTCAGTTGCACGGCGAATCCTTTAGAGTGCTTGGAGGATTGAAACATGTTCTGCCCACTCTGCCGCAAAAGGGGGCCGCTTTCTTCCCCCAAAAAATGCCAGTTCCACCATCAGGGAACTCAATCTTCTCCAACTCCCCGGCATTCTTTGGAGTCGATCTAGGGCTATCTATGGCCTGTAGGGGCTTCACCTCTAGACCTAGCTGCTGTCGACCGCCTGGAATGTCTCAAGATATTGAAGATAAGGTGCTTCCAGTTCATCCTTTGACCAGCCATAATAACAGTgatggcttgaaatttttccaaagttAGTGCAGCAAATGATCCTGCTTTAGCTAATAGCcccttggctacaatatcagcTAGCAAATGAACttcatgcttcagttccttctttggatcgaaaactttcattttccgtccatcagcagagagaagagtttgcatctcttcaataTCAGATGCCTTAACTTCAGCAAGGTTGGCCAGCCCATCAGAAGGCAATAAGAACATTTCTCCAAATGATTCTTCAGAAATGATCAATGACTGACCATTGACAGTAGTGATGATGCTTCCATCAGAATTGATATTTCCATTAGAATAGAAATCCAGAAGTTCCTTcgggtagatctcttgtgaagATTGCCCCAAAAATGTCCTCAGCCTACCTGATTCTagcttcagaaagacgttcttgacATCGGCCTCGCCGACTGATAGAACTGATTCAAAATTGATAGCCATAGCATTCAACATGTGAGCGGGAATTTGATTGGCCATTAGAACTGAATGATTTCCTGCAAAAAAGAAAGCTTGAATTTGCTTTTGCTCTGAAAATTTTAGGTAAGCGTAAGGAAGAAGAACTGAAATGGAGCGGGCAAAGTACTTATGTAcgtgactgtttaaattcttggacacgtgttagtccacaaaatttttgatttaaAAGGACATGTGTACGTATGGTAAAATTGTGTGTTGAAAGTACATGGATTAAAAAGGTCCACATCTTAACATGTCATTTGTTGAAAGATAGCATTTAATGCTTGGATAATCAGTCACGTCACTAAATTTTGGAATAAAAAAGGGTTAatttgttaacttatgtgagaagattagtgaaataatcagctgaacgatcagttatAAAACTGTATCTTTTTAGTTGAAGATTCACTAACtgctgtcttctcagttaaccttttaaaCCACTATTCCCCCTAAATAAATGCAAAGAAAGATTTCGAGAATTTAAGCAAGACGAATTGAATTAAATCTTATGTTTAGAAGGTTAATCATCTGCCGTAATGACGTTGTCCTTTCATTTTCCTTGACCCTGAGCTATAAATAAGAATAACTTGGTTAGTTTCACTCATTTCAGCAAATAACAATTAAAAGCTAAAATGGCAGATGCAGGTAGCTCGAAGACTCCAGATATGGCCAAGGCGTTTATGGATGCAGCTTTGGAGAACCGAAAGGCTGCtttggaagatgaagtcttccacaAAATCCTTCGATACTGGGAGGAGCTTCAAGGGCTCCAGTTCCTGTACGAGTGTGGAGAGGCCACCACCCCCGAAATGTTGGCAAAAATAAGGAAATATCGAGAATACTTGCACGTTGCTGATACGGTGGACATCTTTGAAGATGCATATGTTTACCAGCTAATTCTCTGGAAGTAACGGAGGGTCCTAGAGCGTATAGCTGACTCAGATAGCTTCCTGAAGACTTCCACAGGAGAGTTAACCCATTGGTTGACCAAGTGGAGGTCTTTTGTTGAGGAAGAGTACTTTGATGTAATCCGTAATAATTTCTTTAGATGAATGAAATGTTTATCAGTTTatctttgtcttttattttcCTGCAAAGATTAATCTCAGCAGTTGATGAATAAATCACGAACTGaacataataaatgacaaataaCAAACTGACATCAGTTAGAAAGTAAGAAATGATATGTAACGCAAGTTAATCGACAACTGATATACTAGCAATAAAATTGAttatgataaatcaattaatccaagtatattgcgaaagtgaaaAACTTAATCTCAGGCAACGGTTTGGTGAatatgtcagctgcttgttgttcggttgagacatattccagtcttATGTCCTTTTtcaagcatgatctctgatgaagtgatgcctgacatctatgtgcttggtcctagagtgaagaactggattgtaggtgatagcaatcgtgcttgtgttgtgacaaaatatgggcgattctttTACGATGACTCCATAGTCTCTCAGTTGTTACttaatccagagcagttgagcacaacaactttcagcagcaagatattatgcttcagttgtggaagtagcaatGGATGTCTGCGTCTTGCTGAAACAAGAGATCGGCCTGTCTCCtaaaaactgacatgatccacttgtgctttttcgatcaagcttacaccctgcataatctgcatctgaatagccaactagattgacagaggagtctttagaataccataacccaacattttgagtgcctttcaaatattttaaaatacgtttggcagctgaaaaatgtgattgcttagggtttgcttgaaatctggcacacatacagacaacaaatacaatatcagggcgactagcagttaggtataataatgaacctattaaacctctgtagtgTCGCCtcgactgatattcccccttgatcagtgtctagtttaactgatgagctcatgggagtagttGCAGTTGAAcacgattccatgccaaatttcttcagcaactcctttgtgtatttagtttgactgataaaCGTTcctgtctccagttgcttcacttgcagtccaaggaaaaatgtcagttcacccatcatgctcatttcaaatttatcctgcatcaacttagcaaacttctcgcataatttggggttagttggcccaaatataatgtcatcaacataaatttgaacgagtaaaatatgatcattctttgaaaatttgaacaatgtcttatcaactgacccaacagaaaaatcgtgatcagttagaaattttgaaagagtttcataccaagctcttggagcttgtttaagaccatataaggctttgttcaaatggtagacatgatcaggaaaaaggtgattgatgaaacctggaggttgttcaacgtagacttccTCTTGCAAATGACCATTCAGGAAatcactctttacatccatctggtagactttgaaatccttgaatgaagcataggcaaggaatattcttatagcttccagtcttgcaactggtgcatatgtttcatcgtagtcaattccttcttcttgcctatatccttgtgctaccagtctcgccttgttgcgcacaactgaaccatcttcgttcagtttattcctgtacacccattttgtacctataacagtttttgaaacgggtcttggaactaggttccagacattgttatttgtaaactgattcagctcctcttgcatagcatttatccagtttggatcagcaagggcttcatcagttttcttcagTTCCAAttgtgatacaaaagctgaatgaataaataagttgagcatctgatttctagttctcactggatcagatgggttacctattaccaattctgaaggatgtgatttcttccatctgtattcatcATTTGTTGTATCCATGTCAGCAACTGCTTTAGTTTGTAACTGggtgttttcttcagtttcagttgctgctgcaTCAGTTGGTAGCTGATTATCCTCAATAGGCTCTGCCAAGTGATTATCAGGAACAgcttcctgttcaactgattgatccacaatttcaggttctggtgtttgaaggatgtttcgattgatgtgattttcttcttcatgatcattctccaaactgatatctgtaaatctatcCACTAACTCAACTTTGGAATTATCtctgaaactgatgtttggcccagtgtacttgatcagttgagataacaatTTTGCATCTACTGTCATGTGtcgtgagcatccactatccaagtaccatattgattccttgcttgtacctgttacctgcaatcacacacaagatataattttggtacccttagttatttgggtcctacattgattagtcctttaggaatcggacttggatcagtctaactgactgtccagttgctgtattccagatggtctttctcgatttgtgtgtggtaggtgtgtagtgtgcagatgagacaacatgtgatttagctttgttcaactgattgttcagccgatatcttttctgaactggcttgttgttatagtaattggagtagccattttaATAATTCCTGCTGAATCTTTTTGACGACTGACTTCTTGAGTCAGTTAAAACTTTTGGGCtgtaaccaataccatatcttctagccttgttcgtactttcagtaggctgttcaaccagtttacttggctcaggttgttcttgtaccataactgatttgacaaagtgaatgtatttccctttgaccatattcagttttggttgagtatcattggaaGAAATTTCATCTTgattactgaaccctaaactagttttatcagtaactgatttctgaGAGTTATGTATATCAGTTAATgcagtagatgatttgttccaagcctaaataagctcagtttgctttgaattttcaagcatcaacttctgaatcattgattgattcctgcttctttcagcattgagctcagcaatctccctttttagattcaactcatcaactgattcaaaagttttagttttattgtctatAGGATCAGTTTGCATTGCTTTggccttttcaaaagataaggcaagcttttggtactcattaaccatgtcatgaagagttgaaataagttcttctctagtgaaatcagttgaggtgaaatcaaatacctgttgacctgcttgactccacttctatatcaccagccattagacacttcacTTCCTCTTCACCATCATTGGAACTGCATGAGGTTTCTGACTCTGACTCTttgctgtcagtttctgcccatttagatttactctcttcagctaagagtacctcatgcttcttcctgtaagatttcttatcatccttgggtctctttttgtgctcatatgacttcttctttctttcagtcgagccttgactgtccttcttgggtttggtatagtcagcaatgaagtgaccaggtttgccacaattgtagcaagcatttgatttctcTTTAGAATTTTTTCTCTGATAATGCTTCTGGTggttcccttgattcttcctcatgaaccttccaaatttcttgatgaacaatgacatagcgtcattgctcagttgatcagcaaccttctcgactgaaccagttggttctgttcTTACAGCACCTAAGGCAGATTGTGGCTGCTGGAgtggatggttctccttctcgagtttgcagctcaaactcataggccttcagatcagcaaatagatcatgaagttcaaccttgtttagatccttggattccctcattgccatggtctttacgtgccactccttgggaagacctcttatCACTTTTAAAGCAccttctttgttggtatacacttttccaagtgcattgaGTTCATTGATAATACacctgactctttcatcatattcatgcatcgattctccagCTCTGATCTTtatgttgtcaaacttctgaacagcaacagaaagtttattctccttgatttgttcatttccttcacaaagctggatcagcttttcctaAATCTCTTTAGCTGTCTTGCACATTTTGATCTTACTGAAAGTTATTTTATCCAGCATTTTGTATAGTATGTCCTTTGCCACATTAtccaaattttcttttcttttgtcctcggcagtccattcatctctgggcttttcaattctGTGAGGTGCCACGTCGGTGATTGCAActgctgtgttggctttcagaatcttcattggtccgtcagtgatgacgtaccacatatcatcgtcttaTGCAGataagtgagcctgcatcctgattttccaatcatcgaaatcttctctggaaaacattgggGTCTTGTTGAAGGAAGACATAATGAATAGTTTGAGTTGAGATATTCTTAGACGAGATAacacagctctgataccacttgaaaggatcggttagaagatggaaagtgtttagaagtgggggttgaataaacactcgtggattataaattcttttcgaatattgagttcagtttagtgacaaactgattctttgtatcttgtcagtcgataacaatcagtttaactgagaaaaacagttgcgaaagtaaactgactgatagatagaatagtTAACTGAAagtaataactgaaatgaaagtgaacatggtttgtttctggatgttcggagaatggaataactcctacgtcaccccttctatcacgaagataggattttcaataaaagactttgatcgaatacaagagttgtattgacccacttcagtttggacttaacactgccaaactgaaactcttagtacacAAAAAAtttttacagtgcgtgactgaaatttaaacacgactgaatgaatctaacaaagatttcaaagtgctagAAAGCTTGTAAATATAGCattgattgctactgatatatctgataagagtgagcatTCGATATCTGAATACGAGTTGTGATTTTAGCAGAGTAAtagcaagcttgaatagaatagtagtTCGTGTATGTCTTCTCAGCTGCCCTCTttagctatttataggcttccctttCAACGGTAATACTAAATAACGTTTGAATCCATATattccgttgattgccacgtcattattctctgacattcgtacactgcactctgaaatgcggcgttccactactagtTGCAGTCTGTTGTACTATTTGTCGATTGTTGttctcaactgatgacgtgtacaactTAGAGATTGGCTGAAAGATACTTTGCTGGAAAACTCATAACTGATTgattcaactgatcagttcgcaactgatcagtcagttagaTTCTGCTcgcaactgatcagtttagaCGTAGATAATATTTAGCTGgtacgcattaatcttcagctAATGACAACTAACAGTTGTAAGATTTTAGTCAGTTAAGCTCGTATgactttgatcagttattcCAATAAGTTTGaagcttagtttgtcaaatcactgaaatttagttttCCAACACCAACACTAAAACTTGACATCATATACTTGCGGGCagtgaaaacacgcaacaagtttttggcgtcgTTGACGGGgagtaaattatttaattgcatattaATATTGTTACtaagtattttttattttaatttagattttattttatttatttattttgttaatttataatttttttattttgcagtgcatgcgaagatatCAAAATCCCGACTTGCTAATTTTTTATCCGGAAATCGAAAAAACTGCCAGGAGATTAAGTAAAGCAAGAAAAGAGGAAATTAAAGCAATGGCTGAAAACAGAGATAATCAGAGTGAACCCCCAAGAGAGTTGCCAATCCGAGAGCATATCCGCCCAGTCGTCAATGCTCACTACTCTGGAATAGCTCGCGGAACAAATGCTGCTAATAACTTCGAGCTAAAGCCCGCACCcatcaacatggttcaacagatcCAATTTGGAGGATCAGCCACTGCAGATCCCCATCTTCACCTAAGAACTTTTCTAGAGATAACGATACGGTAAAATTTAACGGTGTTTTCGACAAAATTATTCGATTGCGCATGTTCCCGTTTTCTCTTAGGGATCAAGCAAGGAGTTGGTTCCAATCTCTATCCTCTGGGGAGTATCACTATATGGGCAGATTTAGTTACGAAGTTTCTGTCAAAGTATTTTTCTCCTGCCAAGTCTGCTCAGCTGAAAATAGATATCACCAACTTCAGGCAAAAGGAATTCGAAGTGTTATATGAGGCTTGGGAGAGATACAAAGAATTACTCAAGAAGTGTCCGAATCATGGATATGCAGATTGGGTGCATATTGAGTTTTTTTACAATGGTTTAGATGGGTCCAACTAGAGTGAATGTGGATGAAGCCACCGGAGGTACGATTTTCTCCAAAACACCTGATGAGGATAATGAATTGCTTGAATAGATGATCATTAACAGTTACCAGTGGCCTAGTGAGAGATCTTGACCAAAGAAACCTACTGGAGTGTATGCCGTAGACTCGATCACATCACTTACTGCACAAGTTTCGACGTTGACCACACAGATTGCAGCGATGAACAAGGCAGTCCAATCTATATCTGATGTAGCACTCGTGACTGCCGAAGAAGAGCCTGTTGTGGAGGAAGCTCAGTACATCAACAAAAATCGTGgctatggaggatatcgagTTAATCCTCCctctaatacttatcatccaggtTTGAGGAATCACGAGAATTTATCTTATGCAAACAACAAGAACGTGTTGAATCCTCTACCGGGGTTCAATAAACAGAAGGGTAAAGGAAAACCATCTTTTGAGGATCTCGTTGGGACGTTTGTGGCTGAGTCTGGGAGAAGATTGGCTAGAACTGAGTCTCATCTTGATAGCATGGAGACACACATGTGGAATATGGGTGCCAAGATAAAGtctttggaaacacagattGGGCAACTAGCCAATGCTTTGAAGGATCAGAATAGAGGACAGTTCCCAAGCAATACAGAGGTGAATCCTAgggagcaatgcaaagctgtcACACTAGGGAGTGGCAAGGAAATTGGAATTCCAGAGCCTACTGAAGAGAATGTAGATATTCTTGTTGAGGAAGATGATGGAAATGGTGTAAGTGTTGGAAAAGAGAAAGTAGAGGAACCCAAGAAAGCCCTTGAACAGCATCTTTACCAAAGGTGAATCTTCCATATCCACAGAGGTTCAAGAAGAAAGGGTTAGACGATCCGTTTGGGAAGTTCCTGGAAATCTTCAAGAAAATACACATTAACATCCCATTTGCCGATGCATTGGAGCAAATACCCAATTACGCTAAGTTCATCAAAGATGTTATGTCCAAAAAGAGgaaacttcaagaatttgagacAATGAAGCTAACCGAAGAGTGCAGTGCAATACTCCAACAGAAACTACCACAGAAACTCAAAgttccagggagttttactattccttgtgtTATTGGTGGTTCTAGAGTAAATAGGACTTTATGTGATTTAGGTGTCAGTATTAATTTAATGCATTTTTCTATTTACAGGACCTTGGAGTTTGGCGAGGTGAATCCTAGCACTATAACTTTGCAGCTGGCAAACAGATCACTTACATATCCACGAGGGATAGTAGAGGATGTGCTGGTAAACATagacaaattcatatttcctgcTGACTTTGTCATCTTAGATTTGGAGGAATACCAGGAGACTCCACTTATCTTTGGAAAGCCATTCTTGGCCACCGAAAAAGCCTTAATTGATGTGCACAAGGGCGAGCTCACACTGAGAGTAGGTGGAGAAGAAGTTGTGTTCAACATCTACAACACCATCAGAGGACcaaatgaggtaagtacttATAAAAGTATTGATATCATTGATTCATGTGTATATCATGTTGGTGCAGGTAGGTTGACGAAAGACTCCTTGGAGAGATGCTTATTGGAATCAgccactacaagaaaaaaggcctacgacaacggttttttaaaaccgtAGGTCTTTTAAAAATGTTGTTAAAGCCACTGTTGTTAAAGGGTGcactcaaagacaacggtttttttccGTTGTTGTAGCTACCATTTGCGAAGGTTTATGGGGAACCGTCGCCTACAACATTAGCGACGGACTtatgtaaaaccgtcgctatttagcAACGGATTTAAAAACCGTCACCtatttagagataaaatttacattaaatcgaaactaaaatagtgtaagagagaaaaattttaagtgttgtgaagtggtaaaattgtgtaagagagaaaaattttaagtgttgtgaggAAGGGGTAAAGAAATGGATCCAAAGTTgcggtatttatagaaaattgtGCGACGATTATTATTTTaatcgtcgctaatagcgacggttattGAGAAAATCGTCAGCTAATAATGGCggtaatttcaaaatttaaatttgcgacaggtttcttctttgaccgtcgctatatttacCGACGGTAAAGCTATAACAGTtgctaatattagcgacgggtttcgtaaaaccgtcgctaaatgaaAACATACGACGGTTTAACTTAACTTgtcgctaaatgtagcgacAGTTTatta is a window encoding:
- the LOC142525823 gene encoding uncharacterized protein LOC142525823 — encoded protein: MNKAVQSISDVALVTAEEEPVVEEAQYINKNRGYGGYRVNPPSNTYHPGLRNHENLSYANNKNVLNPLPGFNKQKGKGKPSFEDLVGTFVAESGRRLARTESHLDSMETHMWNMGAKIKSLETQIGQLANALKDQNRGQFPSNTEVNPREQCKAVTLGSGKEIGIPEPTEENVDILVEEDDGNGRFKKKGLDDPFGKFLEIFKKIHINIPFADALEQIPNYAKFIKDVMSKKRKLQEFETMKLTEECSAILQQKLPQKLKVPGSFTIPCVIGGSRVNRTLCDLGVSINLMHFSIYRTLEFGEVNPSTITLQLANRSLTYPRGIVEDVLVNIDKFIFPADFVILDLEEYQETPLIFGKPFLATEKALIDVHKGELTLRVGGEEVVFNIYNTIRGPNEVG